One Loxodonta africana isolate mLoxAfr1 chromosome 15, mLoxAfr1.hap2, whole genome shotgun sequence genomic window carries:
- the LIMS1 gene encoding LIM and senescent cell antigen-like-containing domain protein 1 isoform X6 → MLFAPCCHQCGEFIIGRVIKAMNNSWHPECFRCDICEEILADIGFVKNAGRHLCRPCHNREKARGLGKYICQKCHAIIDEQPLIFKNDPYHPDHFNCANCGKELTADARELKGELYCLPCHDKMGVPICGACRRPIEGRVVNAMGKQWHVEHFVCAKCEKPFLGHRHYERKGLAYCETHYNQLFGDVCFHCNRVIEGDVVSALNKAWCVNCFACSTCNTKLTLKNKFVEFDMKPVCKKCYEKFPLELKKRLKKLAETLGRK, encoded by the exons ATGCTTTTTGCTCCTTGCTGCCATCAGTGTG GTGAATTCATCATTGGCCGAGTTATTAAAGCTATGAATAACAGCTGGCATCCCGAGTGTTTCCGCTGTGACATTTGTGAGGAAATTTTGGCAGATATTGGGTTTGTCAAGAATGCAGGGAG ACATCTGTGTCGCCCGTGTCATAATCGTGAGAAAGCCAGAGGCCTCGGGAAGTACATTTGCCAGAAATGTCATGCCATCATTGATGAACAACCGCTGATATTTAAGAATGACCCTTACCATCCAGATCATTTCAACTGTGCCAACTGCGG GAAGGAGCTGACTGCTGATGCCCGGGAGCTGAAAGGGGAACTGTACTGCTTGCCGTGCCACGATAAAATGGGGGTCCCCATCTGTGGTGCTTGTCGACGGCCCATTGAAGGGCGCGTGGTAAATGCCATGGGCAAGCAGTGGCACGTCGAG cattttGTTTGTGCCAAGTGTGAAAAGCCATTTCTTGGACATCGCCATTATGAGAGGAAGGGCCTGGCATATTGTGAGACCCACTATAACCAG ctatTTGGTGATGTTTGTTTCCACTGTAACCGTGTTATTGAAGGTGATG TGGTATCTGCTCTTAATAAAGCCTGGTGCGTGAACTGCTTTGCCTGTTCTACCTGCAACACTAAGTTAACGCTGAA GAATAAGTTCGTGGAGTTTGACATGAAGCCAGTCTGTAAGAAGTGCTATGAGAAGTTTCCACTGGAGCTGAAGAAAAGACTTAAGAAACTAGCTGAGACCTTAGGGAGGAAGTAA